The following are encoded together in the Pelosinus sp. IPA-1 genome:
- a CDS encoding PDGLE domain-containing protein, giving the protein MKQKYGIILLIMALLSPLGLIAEGTAWGEWGLEDLTELVGYVPQGLEQAQEWWAAIFPDYTIPILGEGKVVESISYVCSALIGSGLIYGLIVLYGKMIIKKASTM; this is encoded by the coding sequence ATGAAACAAAAATATGGAATTATATTACTTATTATGGCATTGCTATCACCCTTGGGTTTAATCGCTGAGGGAACGGCTTGGGGTGAATGGGGCTTAGAGGATCTTACTGAATTAGTAGGATATGTACCTCAAGGACTTGAACAGGCGCAGGAGTGGTGGGCCGCCATTTTTCCTGATTATACAATTCCTATTTTAGGAGAAGGAAAAGTAGTTGAGAGTATTAGCTATGTATGTTCTGCACTGATTGGCTCCGGTTTAATTTATGGATTAATAGTTTTGTATGGAAAGATGATAATTAAGAAAGCCTCTACGATGTAA
- a CDS encoding QueT transporter family protein: MDTRYLLRAAMIAVLYTSLTYVLAPISYGPLQFRLSEALTLLPILFPEAIYGLFIGTLAANIFGGLGLWDIVGGSLATLLAAWCTYRFRMNFFAYLSPIIINALIVGSYLSILYAMPYWFTILSIAVSEAIIVFAIGYPLIIILKKYRV; encoded by the coding sequence ATGGATACTCGCTATCTACTTCGTGCTGCAATGATTGCCGTTTTATATACAAGCCTAACTTATGTCCTAGCACCCATCTCTTATGGTCCCTTACAATTTCGCCTAAGTGAAGCCCTTACCTTGCTCCCTATTCTCTTCCCCGAGGCTATTTATGGATTATTTATCGGTACATTAGCCGCTAATATATTCGGCGGATTAGGTTTGTGGGACATTGTAGGCGGTAGCCTTGCTACACTGCTGGCAGCTTGGTGCACTTATCGGTTTAGAATGAATTTTTTTGCCTACCTGTCTCCCATCATTATTAATGCTCTTATTGTAGGCAGCTATCTTTCTATATTATATGCCATGCCTTATTGGTTTACAATATTATCCATTGCCGTAAGTGAAGCAATTATTGTCTTTGCTATTGGTTATCCCCTTATCATAATACTAAAAAAGTATAGGGTTTGA
- a CDS encoding DNA translocase FtsK: protein MSNKSSKNQQSEHRCNINPRLRSEVVGIFLLSAGIISIISILDFNTGSIGLYISKFLKYTFGVGAFVIPLLMMIIGGFYIKTDHGIIYSVRFWGLSLLYISLLGLAHHFLISENKEILPESLVSGGGIVGGMLLFILRKFFGFYGSFVLLISSSLCGILIATTWSLYQTFVSAKEKTQQGLSTAIEQIEKVGKFYNQEKDRKFAKINNKQERQQEIAVLEQAASLAEKPLLDRLLEQAALQEQEESRSKARTEEPIHQVQESNIEIKAKQVAKGKIENDHSVLEPETKPFAGYILPPLSLLQKSTNQTDSKRAKEVANNAKILENTLESFNVKAKMIHISQGPTVTRYELEPAPGVKVSKIVNLADDIALSLAASGVRIEAPIPGKAAIGIEVPNKVLASVPLRDVLETDEFLKSKSKLIVALGKDIAGQTITADLGKMPHLLVAGSTGSGKSVCINTLLTSILFKATPEEVRLILVDPKVVELTSYNGLPHLLTPVVTDAQKAAAALRWAVQEMERRYEMFAAAGVRDIGRYNELIDNFPVGEGSSGEKIPYILIIIDELADLMMVSPVDVEDAIIRLAQKARAAGIHMVLATQRPSVDVITGLIKANVPSRIAFAVSSQIDSRTILDMAGAEKLLGKGDMLFYPIGMSKPLRVQGAFIADSEVEQLTEYIKKQIEPPEYMEGITACEGTTKGENSPSVFEDELFEEAVRIIMELNQASASMLQRKFRIGYTRASRLIDTMEEMKIIGPNMGSKPRDIIMTYDQVCERYFSHEDKPAEEV from the coding sequence TTGTCTAATAAAAGCAGTAAAAATCAACAATCAGAACATAGATGTAATATAAATCCAAGGCTTCGCTCTGAAGTAGTGGGTATATTTCTTTTGTCAGCAGGTATTATTTCAATTATTAGCATATTGGATTTTAATACGGGTTCTATTGGATTGTATATATCTAAATTTCTGAAGTATACTTTTGGTGTAGGAGCTTTTGTAATTCCTTTGCTTATGATGATTATTGGTGGCTTCTATATAAAAACAGATCATGGAATTATATATAGTGTTCGCTTTTGGGGATTATCTTTATTGTATATTTCCTTATTGGGCTTAGCACATCATTTTTTAATCAGTGAAAATAAAGAAATACTTCCAGAAAGTTTAGTCAGTGGCGGTGGTATTGTTGGTGGTATGTTACTATTTATCTTACGTAAATTTTTTGGTTTTTATGGATCCTTTGTCTTATTAATATCATCTAGTTTATGTGGTATCTTAATTGCAACAACTTGGTCATTATATCAGACTTTTGTATCTGCAAAAGAAAAAACGCAGCAAGGATTATCTACTGCCATTGAACAAATTGAGAAGGTAGGTAAATTTTATAATCAAGAAAAAGATCGAAAGTTCGCTAAAATAAATAATAAACAAGAGAGACAACAGGAGATAGCAGTACTAGAACAAGCGGCAAGTTTAGCTGAAAAACCATTATTAGATCGTTTATTAGAGCAAGCAGCTTTACAAGAACAAGAAGAATCTCGTTCTAAAGCAAGGACGGAAGAGCCAATTCATCAAGTACAAGAAAGTAATATAGAAATAAAAGCAAAACAGGTTGCTAAAGGAAAAATTGAAAATGATCATTCGGTATTAGAGCCTGAAACTAAGCCTTTTGCTGGTTATATATTGCCACCACTATCTCTACTACAAAAATCAACAAATCAAACAGATAGTAAAAGAGCAAAAGAAGTAGCCAATAATGCTAAAATTTTGGAAAATACCTTGGAAAGTTTTAATGTTAAAGCCAAAATGATTCATATTAGTCAAGGACCTACTGTCACTCGTTATGAATTAGAACCTGCCCCAGGGGTCAAGGTGAGCAAGATTGTTAATTTAGCAGATGATATAGCCTTAAGCTTAGCTGCTTCGGGAGTGCGTATCGAAGCGCCGATACCTGGTAAGGCCGCAATTGGTATTGAGGTTCCTAATAAGGTTTTAGCAAGTGTCCCATTAAGAGACGTATTAGAAACAGATGAATTTTTAAAGTCCAAATCAAAGCTAATCGTTGCTTTAGGTAAAGATATTGCAGGGCAAACTATAACAGCAGATTTAGGTAAAATGCCTCATTTATTAGTTGCTGGTTCAACTGGTTCTGGTAAAAGTGTATGTATTAATACATTATTAACGAGTATTTTATTTAAAGCTACTCCTGAGGAAGTACGGCTAATACTGGTGGATCCTAAAGTAGTTGAGCTAACCAGTTATAATGGTTTGCCTCATTTACTAACACCTGTAGTGACGGATGCTCAAAAAGCTGCTGCTGCTTTAAGATGGGCTGTACAAGAAATGGAACGTCGCTATGAAATGTTTGCCGCTGCTGGAGTTAGGGATATTGGTCGATATAATGAGTTAATTGATAATTTTCCTGTTGGAGAAGGTTCAAGCGGTGAAAAGATTCCCTATATATTGATTATTATTGATGAGTTAGCTGACTTAATGATGGTTTCACCAGTGGACGTAGAAGACGCCATTATTAGGTTAGCACAAAAAGCTCGTGCTGCTGGTATTCATATGGTATTGGCTACACAAAGACCTTCTGTAGATGTTATCACTGGCCTTATTAAGGCTAATGTTCCTTCAAGAATAGCCTTTGCAGTATCATCTCAAATTGACTCTCGTACCATTCTTGATATGGCAGGGGCAGAAAAATTATTAGGTAAAGGGGACATGTTGTTTTATCCGATTGGTATGTCCAAACCTCTCAGGGTGCAAGGAGCCTTTATTGCTGATAGTGAGGTGGAACAGCTTACTGAGTATATAAAAAAACAAATAGAACCTCCAGAATATATGGAGGGAATTACGGCTTGTGAAGGTACTACTAAAGGGGAAAACAGCCCAAGTGTTTTTGAAGATGAATTATTTGAGGAAGCAGTACGTATTATCATGGAGTTAAACCAAGCATCCGCATCGATGCTGCAAAGAAAGTTTCGGATTGGATATACTCGCGCTTCCCGATTAATTGATACCATGGAAGAAATGAAGATTATTGGCCCTAATATGGGCAGTAAACCTCGAGATATTATAATGACCTATGATCAGGTATGTGAGCGGTATTTTTCGCACGAAGATAAACCTGCTGAAGAGGTGTGA
- the corA gene encoding magnesium/cobalt transporter CorA — translation MNKNKQIIKKVGLPPGTLLHIGSARSEQIKIKMLCYNCNDWSEMEIDSIDDIIKDQDTENICWIHSSGVHIVKIIEKIGTIFKIHPLVLEDIVNTNQHPKLEENEDYVYVILKMIHCDENKKIEFEQVSIIVGKNYILSFQENDNDIFKQIRDRIKSTPGKIRAKGADYLAYALLDCIVDYYYVALEYLGERIEVLEDQVMLDPKPEVLKEIHGLKNEMLFVRKAVWPLREIINALARGDSTLFQKDTLIYLRDIYDHMIQVIDSIEMYRDMVTGMLDIYISSISYRTNEVMKVLTIIATIFIPLTFIVGLYGMNFKYMPELEWEWGYPAILCIMALISLGMIHYFRKKKWL, via the coding sequence TTGAATAAGAATAAGCAAATTATTAAAAAAGTTGGTCTGCCTCCAGGTACATTATTACATATTGGATCAGCAAGAAGTGAACAAATAAAAATTAAAATGCTATGCTACAATTGTAACGATTGGTCGGAAATGGAAATTGATAGTATAGATGATATAATAAAAGATCAAGATACAGAAAACATTTGCTGGATTCATAGTAGTGGTGTTCATATTGTTAAGATAATAGAAAAAATTGGAACTATATTTAAAATTCATCCCTTAGTCTTAGAAGATATCGTAAATACAAATCAACATCCCAAATTGGAAGAGAATGAAGATTATGTATATGTTATATTGAAAATGATTCATTGTGATGAAAATAAAAAAATAGAATTTGAGCAAGTTAGTATCATAGTTGGAAAAAATTATATTTTATCCTTTCAAGAAAATGATAATGATATATTTAAACAAATTCGAGATAGAATTAAAAGCACTCCGGGTAAGATTAGAGCAAAAGGTGCCGATTATCTGGCTTATGCCTTATTAGATTGTATTGTTGATTATTATTATGTAGCACTTGAATACCTAGGAGAAAGGATTGAAGTATTAGAAGATCAAGTTATGTTAGATCCTAAACCTGAGGTTTTAAAGGAAATCCATGGGTTAAAAAATGAAATGTTATTTGTTAGAAAGGCTGTTTGGCCATTAAGAGAAATCATCAATGCCTTGGCTCGAGGAGATTCAACTCTATTCCAAAAGGATACTCTTATTTACCTTAGGGATATTTATGATCACATGATTCAAGTAATTGATAGTATAGAAATGTATCGTGATATGGTTACCGGAATGCTTGATATTTATATTTCTAGTATCAGTTATCGGACTAATGAAGTTATGAAAGTTCTAACTATTATCGCTACGATATTTATTCCGCTTACCTTTATTGTAGGCTTATATGGCATGAATTTTAAATATATGCCTGAATTAGAATGGGAATGGGGTTATCCAGCTATTTTATGTATTATGGCTTTGATTAGTTTAGGTATGATACATTACTTTCGTAAGAAGAAGTGGCTATAA
- a CDS encoding LysR family transcriptional regulator translates to MDVRHLTYFIEVAKNRSFTKAARSLHITQPSISKMIKILEDELGTTLFYRSAKQIELTDAGKAVLHQSEQIVTAFQNLTSELADVINLKKGTLVIGLPPMVGASFFSKIIADFTKIYPHIDINLIEVGSRKVKDGIEDGSLDIGMVLLPVNENTFEMFPFVKEPLMLIVHPEHELAEQSNVELIQLKDESFILLREDFVLHERIINRCIQSGFDPKVICQSSQWDFISEMVATKLGIALLPKTICEYLDPTRIKTVSLAEPMIPWHLGMIWKKDRYLSFAAKEWLKFTSERFGVKLQLS, encoded by the coding sequence ATGGATGTTCGCCATTTAACTTATTTTATTGAAGTCGCTAAAAATCGTAGTTTTACTAAGGCAGCCCGCTCACTCCATATAACGCAACCATCAATTAGCAAAATGATTAAAATTTTAGAAGATGAATTAGGAACAACTTTATTTTATCGTTCCGCTAAGCAAATTGAGCTAACCGATGCAGGTAAAGCAGTCCTTCATCAATCTGAACAAATTGTGACCGCTTTTCAAAATCTTACTTCAGAACTTGCTGATGTTATTAATTTGAAAAAAGGTACCCTCGTTATAGGCTTACCCCCTATGGTAGGTGCTAGCTTTTTTTCCAAAATTATCGCTGATTTTACTAAAATTTATCCTCATATTGATATCAACCTAATCGAGGTAGGTTCAAGGAAAGTAAAAGATGGCATTGAAGATGGCAGCTTAGATATCGGTATGGTATTACTACCAGTAAATGAAAATACCTTTGAAATGTTTCCTTTTGTAAAAGAGCCTCTTATGTTAATAGTACATCCAGAACACGAATTAGCAGAGCAATCAAATGTTGAGCTTATTCAGCTAAAAGATGAATCTTTTATTTTACTAAGAGAAGATTTTGTTCTTCATGAACGTATTATCAATCGCTGTATACAAAGTGGCTTTGATCCCAAGGTAATTTGCCAAAGTTCCCAATGGGATTTTATCTCTGAGATGGTTGCCACAAAACTTGGAATTGCTTTATTACCTAAAACAATTTGTGAATATCTTGATCCTACACGAATTAAAACAGTATCATTAGCTGAACCTATGATTCCTTGGCATTTAGGTATGATTTGGAAAAAAGATCGTTACCTTTCTTTTGCTGCTAAAGAATGGCTTAAATTTACTAGTGAACGCTTTGGAGTTAAATTGCAGTTATCCTAA
- a CDS encoding peptidylprolyl isomerase: MKKAIIEMDKGNIVIELFEKDAPKTVENFEKLITEGFYNGISFHRVIKGFVAQGGCPNGTGTGGPGYTIPCETKDNPHTHERGSLSMAHRGPNTGGSQFFIVYEPQPHLNGVHTVFGKVIEGMDIVDQIQQGDIMNKVTVVEE, translated from the coding sequence TTGAAAAAAGCAATCATTGAAATGGATAAAGGTAACATTGTAATTGAATTATTTGAAAAAGATGCGCCTAAGACAGTGGAAAATTTCGAAAAATTAATTACAGAAGGATTTTATAACGGAATCTCTTTTCACCGTGTAATAAAAGGATTTGTAGCGCAAGGTGGATGTCCAAATGGAACTGGTACTGGTGGTCCAGGTTATACTATTCCTTGTGAAACAAAGGATAATCCTCATACTCATGAGCGTGGATCTTTATCGATGGCACATCGTGGACCCAATACGGGTGGTAGCCAATTTTTCATTGTATATGAACCTCAACCTCATTTGAACGGTGTACATACGGTGTTTGGTAAAGTTATTGAGGGTATGGACATAGTTGATCAAATTCAGCAAGGTGATATTATGAATAAGGTTACAGTTGTTGAAGAATAA
- a CDS encoding TSUP family transporter translates to MEQISIDMILFLMGAGFIASFIDSVVGGGGLISLPALLLTGLPPTMALGTNKMASVMGSCTSTISFLRSGKIDIGIIKYLFPLSFIGSILGVIAVQQIPSAFLKPLVVVMLVVVTIYTFTKKEWGDISTYNGMTKRTAYLSGVVAFSIGFYDGFFGPGAGSFFIFAFLMIGFDFVMAAGNSKALNFASNIAAVITFIYFGSINYYYAIPMGIAMIFGAIAGSTLAIKKGASYVRPLFLFMSVVLISKQLWDVLH, encoded by the coding sequence GTGGAACAGATAAGTATAGATATGATTTTATTTTTAATGGGCGCAGGTTTTATTGCATCTTTTATTGATTCTGTAGTAGGTGGTGGTGGCTTAATTTCTTTACCAGCATTGTTACTAACTGGTTTACCGCCAACCATGGCATTAGGTACAAATAAGATGGCTAGTGTTATGGGGAGTTGTACCAGTACTATTTCTTTTTTGCGATCAGGAAAAATTGACATAGGAATTATTAAATATTTATTTCCACTTTCCTTTATTGGATCTATTTTAGGTGTCATTGCAGTACAACAGATACCTTCTGCATTTTTAAAACCATTAGTAGTGGTCATGTTAGTCGTTGTTACGATTTATACCTTTACAAAAAAAGAATGGGGAGATATATCGACCTATAATGGCATGACAAAAAGGACAGCCTATCTAAGTGGTGTAGTAGCTTTTTCCATTGGTTTTTATGATGGTTTTTTTGGTCCGGGTGCAGGGTCCTTTTTTATATTTGCTTTTTTAATGATTGGTTTTGATTTTGTAATGGCAGCTGGTAATTCTAAAGCTTTAAATTTTGCCAGTAATATTGCTGCTGTGATTACCTTTATTTATTTTGGCTCGATAAATTATTATTATGCGATACCTATGGGGATTGCCATGATTTTTGGAGCAATTGCAGGTTCTACATTGGCTATAAAAAAAGGGGCATCTTATGTGCGCCCACTGTTTTTATTTATGTCAGTTGTTTTAATAAGTAAACAATTATGGGATGTTCTTCACTGA
- a CDS encoding ATP-binding protein has translation MSSEINTKENILTEMQELRKELHRFENSQVQHLQYQQIIRQSQKEYKTLIEHLPVIVARVNLLSQHIYINPIITSDTNIPAQDFIGKTFRDVGLPNNFCTLWEATFSYIFATGKEVVFESDFINYQGKHCFYHCKAVPEYDQEHTVQSALYTLMNITDLKLMEAKIYQQHQEFQALIENTPDIISRIDKDMRISFINPAIKDLTGVSVEEYLDKTLDEIPHFDKDFIEMWKKKNQEVFHTKEPNVFEYEFPGIHGNHHFHARIVPEFRADGTVEYALSNSRDITAHKNMTAEIARLDRLNLVGEMAASIGHEVRNPMTTVRGFLQMISLKAEYKKHSEFFSIMIEELDRANTIITEFLSLAKDKSVDLKELNLNDIVITLMPLMQANGIVDNKYIYSDLKQIPNLLLDEKEIRQLILNIVHNGFEAMEPGGNIYIKTFTYDDTVVLAIQDEGKGIPTDVMKKLGTPFFTTKDTGTGLGLAVCYSIANRHNATIQPITGPNGTTFYIVFQITKEESNILQ, from the coding sequence ATGAGTAGTGAGATAAATACTAAGGAAAACATTCTTACCGAAATGCAAGAGCTGCGTAAAGAACTTCACCGTTTCGAAAATTCTCAAGTCCAGCATCTACAGTACCAGCAAATTATTCGTCAAAGTCAAAAAGAATATAAAACGCTTATAGAACACTTACCTGTCATTGTCGCCCGTGTTAACCTATTGAGTCAGCATATCTATATCAATCCAATCATTACCTCTGACACCAACATACCAGCCCAAGATTTTATTGGTAAAACCTTTAGAGATGTTGGCCTACCTAATAATTTTTGTACCTTATGGGAAGCTACCTTTTCTTATATTTTTGCAACCGGTAAAGAAGTTGTCTTTGAGTCTGATTTTATCAATTATCAAGGTAAACATTGCTTCTATCATTGTAAAGCGGTGCCAGAATATGACCAAGAACATACCGTTCAATCTGCCTTATATACCTTAATGAATATTACCGATCTCAAGTTAATGGAAGCTAAAATATACCAACAACACCAAGAGTTCCAGGCCCTTATTGAAAATACACCTGATATTATTTCACGCATTGATAAAGATATGCGAATTTCCTTTATCAACCCTGCTATCAAGGATTTAACTGGTGTCTCTGTTGAAGAATATCTTGATAAAACCTTAGATGAAATTCCACATTTCGATAAAGATTTTATCGAAATGTGGAAGAAAAAAAACCAGGAAGTTTTTCATACCAAAGAGCCAAATGTCTTTGAATATGAGTTTCCAGGTATACATGGAAACCACCATTTTCATGCTCGTATCGTGCCAGAATTTAGAGCAGATGGCACTGTAGAATATGCTTTATCTAACTCTCGGGATATTACAGCTCATAAAAACATGACTGCTGAAATAGCTCGCCTAGATAGATTAAATTTAGTAGGAGAAATGGCGGCCAGTATTGGTCATGAAGTACGTAATCCTATGACAACAGTACGTGGTTTTTTACAAATGATATCCCTAAAAGCCGAATACAAAAAGCATAGTGAATTTTTCAGTATAATGATTGAAGAGCTCGACAGAGCCAATACCATTATTACTGAATTTTTATCCTTAGCAAAAGACAAGTCCGTTGATTTAAAAGAATTAAATCTCAACGACATCGTTATAACCTTAATGCCTTTAATGCAAGCAAATGGTATCGTTGATAATAAATACATCTACAGTGATTTAAAACAAATACCTAATTTACTCCTCGATGAAAAAGAAATTCGTCAACTTATACTTAATATTGTACACAATGGTTTTGAAGCTATGGAACCAGGAGGTAATATCTACATAAAAACCTTCACCTATGATGATACAGTTGTGTTAGCAATACAGGATGAAGGCAAAGGAATACCTACCGATGTCATGAAAAAACTTGGTACTCCTTTTTTTACTACCAAGGATACTGGCACCGGCTTAGGGCTGGCTGTATGTTATAGTATTGCCAATCGGCACAATGCTACGATACAGCCTATTACAGGACCAAACGGCACTACTTTTTATATTGTATTTCAAATAACGAAAGAGGAAAGCAATATTCTTCAGTGA